From Etheostoma cragini isolate CJK2018 chromosome 10, CSU_Ecrag_1.0, whole genome shotgun sequence, the proteins below share one genomic window:
- the smtnl1 gene encoding smoothelin-like 1 — translation MDGESPSQKTSGATETTSQTDTNNNNNSNQTDEPELEESKDTGRELPARETVEGHGVMEVGEKGEEDSVPEQDKAGEERAGDTDKPQTPPLKHFDGDAEEAEHEKDKACTDVDVKDPKPTSGEKDGEGESKEDKKDGKGEEVKSCETGRDGKEMMDKTKEKEDRVKQSQTDEKAKGAEKDVNEKVAKGAVKKKQVEEVTVETKDKLKQVEKQGKPKRKSGPPSSSLSRPRPSARSIRAAAKNDIIAKFQQGAPETPTPRNFKIQRSSIAAATGASIKQKMLQWCRNKTRNYEGVNIENFSSSWCDGLAFCALIHRFFPDAFDYSSLNPKEREKNFTLAFQTAESLADCCPLLEVGDMIMMGKNPDPMCVFTYVQSLCHSLSKIEKERKDKEKEEKDKASNEEEEKDKGEESPKKDRGESSENGTLESQEEKQGDVPEVADEDENAPNSCETEGEGEVLVQAES, via the exons ACAGATGAGCCAGAGCTCGAGGAGAGTAAAGACACAGGGAGAGAACTTCCAGCAAGGGAGACAGTAGAAGGTCATGGGGTAATGGAAGTTGgggagaagggggaggaggaTTCAGTACCAGAGCAGGACAAAGCAGGGGAGGAAAGAGCTGGAGATACAGACAAGCCCCAGACTCCTCCACTGAAACATTTTGACGGTGACGCTGAAGAAGCTGAACACGAGAAAGACAAAGCCTGCACTGATGTCGACGTGAAAGATCCTAAACCGACAAGTGGAGAAAAAGATGGGGAGGGGGAGAGCAAGGAAGACAAGAAAGATGGGAAGGGGGAAGAAGTAAAAAGTTGTGAGACTGGGAGAGATGGCAAGGAGATGATGGATAAAaccaaagagaaagaagacagagtAAAACAGAGTCAAACAGATGAAAAGGCAAAAGGAGCAGAAAAAGATGTGAATGAAAAAGTAGCAAAAGGGgcagtgaagaaaaaacaagttgaGGAAGTGACTGTAGAAACAAAAGACAAGCTTAAGCAGGTAGAAAAGCAAGGGAAACCCAAAAGAAAGAGTGgtcctccctcttcttctctctcccgACCAAGACCCTCTGCACGCTCCATTAGAGCAGCTGCTAAAAACGACATCATTGCCAAGTTCCAACAAGGTGCACCAGA GACACCAACACCCCGCAACTTCAAAATTCAGAGGTCATCTATAGCTGCGGCTACAGGAGCTTCAATCAAACAGAAGATGCTTCAGTGGTGTCGCAACAAGACTCGCAACTATGAG GGTGTCAACATAGAAAACTTCTCGTCATCCTGGTGTGATGGGCTGGCGTTCTGCGCTCTGATCCATCGTTTCTTTCCTGATGCTTTTGACTACAGCTCCCTGAATCcaaaggaaagggagaaaaacttCACTCTGGCCTTCCAGACTGCAGA GTCCCTGGCCGACTGCTGCCCTCTGCTTGAAGTGGGTGACATGATCATGATGGGCAAAAACCCGGAccccatgtgtgtgtttacatatgtCCAGTCCCTCTGCCACAGCCTCTCcaaaatagagaaagagaggaaggacaaagaaaaggaggagaaagacaaGGCTTctaatgaggaagaggagaaagacaaaGGAGAGGAATCACCGAAGAAGGACAGGGGAGAGTCTTCTGAGAACGGGACATTGGAAAGCCAAGAAGAGAAACAGGGAGATGTTCCAGAGGTTGCTGATGAGGACGAAAATGCACCAAACAGCTGTGAGACGGAGGGAGAAGGGGAAGTGTTAGTCCAGGCTGAGTCCTAA